Proteins co-encoded in one Prunus persica cultivar Lovell chromosome G6, Prunus_persica_NCBIv2, whole genome shotgun sequence genomic window:
- the LOC109949690 gene encoding protein FAR1-RELATED SEQUENCE 5-like — MLGVNNHGQTIVLACTFLSKETTESFVWMFEEFKKAMPGGEPKTIITDQDAAMAIAISIAFPTTFHRLCIWHITSKFSVKLPHSAYKEYWHEFQKAIWDTDNKDEFDAKWNIVVTKAGLTDHPWLSSMFDLRESWVPAYARQFFAAGMSSSQRAEGSHGFFKQYISRRNSLMDFIIRFERALSHQREKELVADHSSTEDASKVVFNVSERKNWETRVAEVVYVKDSDHASCSCKRFEFVGIICKHILALFRRDQIEYMPDKYILKRWKKTAKSGLVLDANGNEIKDCADPGLLIKRCTMSRVASDVVEDALMSEEGCELLSETLKSLQVKLKLLKDGPSNNEVGGSSSQTQYMKDPKRVRCKGRSKGVTGAKEKAMKRGIRHCRECGHIGHDRRQCPRHLNTPTSPSNNDESTPIDRSDPLFDEFDRMHGPTE; from the exons ATGTTGGGAGTTAATAACCATGGTCAGACAATTGTCTTAGCATGCACATTTTTGAGCAAGGAAACGACTGAGTcgtttgtttggatgtttgagGAGTTTAAGAAAGCCATGCCAGGTGGCGAACCTAAAACGATCATTACAGATCAAGATGCGGCAATGGCCATAGCGATTTCAATAGCCTTCCCGACTACATTTCATCGACTTTGCATATGGCACATCACATCAAAGTTCTCTGTTAAGTTACCACATTCTGCTTATAAGGAGTATTGGCATGAATTTCAGAAAGCCATATGGGATACTGACAATAAGGATGAGTTTGATGcaaaatggaatattgtggTTACAAAAGCTGGTTTGACCGACCATCCATGGCTAAGttcaatgtttgatttaaGGGAATCTTGGGTTCCAGCCTACGCACGACAATTTTTTGCCGCTGGAATGTCAAGCAGCCAAAGAGCAGAAGGTTctcatggttttttcaagcaataCATATCAAGGAGAAATTCGTTGATGGATTTCATAATACGATTTGAGAGGGCACTTTCTCATCAACGTGAAAAAGAGTTAGTTGCTGATCAC AGCTCAACAGAGGATGCTTCTAAAGTTGTCTTTAACGTGAgcgaaaggaaaaattgggaaacaagaGTGGCAGAAGTCGTATATGTGAAAGATTCTGACCACGCATCGTGTAGCTGcaaaagatttgaatttgttggaattatttGCAAGCACATCCTAGCATTGTTCAGAAGGGACCAGATTGAATATATGCccgataaatatattttgaagaggtGGAAGAAAACTGCGAAATCTGGATTGGTGTTAGATGCAAATGGCAACGAAATTAAAGACTGTGCAGATCCTGGTCTTTTAATAAAGCGGTGTACAATGTCTCGAGTTGCTTCAGATGTGGTTGAGGATGCATTAATGAGTGAAGAAGGATGTGAGCTACTGTCAGAGACTCTAAAAAGTTTGCaggtgaagttgaagttgttgaaggATGGACCAAGTAATAACGAAGTTGGAGGGTCCAGctctcaaacacaatataTGAAAGACCCTAAGAGAGTGAGGTGCAAAGGAAGGTCGAAAGGAGTAACGGgagcaaaggaaaaggcaatgaAGCGAGGGATTAGACATTGTCGAGAGTGTGGACACATTGGTCATGATAGAAGACAATGCCCAAGACATTTGAACACACC GACATCACCGTCGAACAATGACGAATCAACTCCAATAGATCGTAGTGACCCATTATTCGACGAATTTGACAGGATGCACGGACCAACTGAATGA
- the LOC109949691 gene encoding sentrin-specific protease 2-like, whose translation MDWQNAYKVYAPCMLTKYKHWVAVMIDLVKCEIKVYDSMVSLIPDEILKEELAPLSITIPNLLNTIDFYEEGVYANNCSRDWWCPWPIERVDVPQQSNQGDCGMFVLKYIELLSAEIPLATCTSQNIPFFRLKLAAEITRGDAYMP comes from the exons ATGGATTGGCAGAACGCATATAAGGTGTATGCCCCTTGTATGTTGACGAAGTACAAGCATTGGGTGGCTGTAATGATTGATCTGGTTAAGTGTGAAATCAAAGTGTACGATTCAATGGTTTCACTTATTCCAGATGAGATCTTAAAGGAAGAACTCGCCCCGCTTTCAATTACGATTCCAAATCTTCTCAACACCATCGACTTTTATGAAGAAGGTGTTTACGCAAACAATTGCAGCCGAGATTGGTGGTGTCCGTGGCCAATAGAGCGTGTGGATGTTCCACAACAGTCTAATCA AGGCGATTGTGGCATGTTCGTGTTGAAGTACATTGAGCTTTTGAGCGCTGAGATTCCGTTAGCTACTTGCACCTCGCAGAACATCCCCTTTTTTCGGTTGAAATTGGCTGCAGAGATAACACGGGGAGATGCTTACATGCCATGA